AGGGAAAAATTTTTTTTGCGCGAAGCGGGCAGTCGACAGTGGGCGGTGGTCGGGGGCGGCTTGAAAATTTGGAGGATGCCCGCCGACCGGGCTGATCCGGGTTCGGCGGGCGAGGCTGGGCAGGGCTCAAATCCGCCTGAGCCAGGCTCCGGGCCAGTAGGTGATGTTTTTATCGAGCTTGCTTTCGTTGAAGGACCAGGGGGGCTCCTCCAGCACGAATTCGGGATGTTTCGCAGCGAATTCGGCGGCGGCGGCGGTGGGGTTTTCTGTCTTCCAGTGGGGGCGGCCGTTGGGAACGTCCCAAAGCTCGCTCATTATCCCGTCCGTGGCCACGATGTAGGAGCCTTGGGTGACCAGGCCCTGGTAGGCTAAAAGTTCTGCGGCCACGTGGTCCTTTTCGTGGCAGGAATCCAACAGCACCATCACTGTCTCGCCCGGCTTTATAAGGGCCTTCACGGCGTCCGCAGTGGATTTTTCCACGGAGCTTCCGATTATGAGCGAGATAAGCGGCGAAAGCTCGTGGGCCTCTATGGCGGCCCGGTTGTGGGGCCTCACCTCGATGTCCACCCCTATCACCCGGCCCTTTCCCATGAGGCGGCATAGGCTCGCGTAGAATATGAGG
The genomic region above belongs to Deltaproteobacteria bacterium and contains:
- a CDS encoding class I SAM-dependent methyltransferase, whose product is MKIFADTDKNTMLVNENGAEREIDLNGKEAFGILSRLWIKSGWVQKYSYTFTWMGRPIIQLPEDMVRTAEVIYRIKPDVIVETGVAHGGSLIFYASLCRLMGKGRVIGVDIEVRPHNRAAIEAHELSPLISLIIGSSVEKSTADAVKALIKPGETVMVLLDSCHEKDHVAAELLAYQGLVTQGSYIVATDGIMSELWDVPNGRPHWKTENPTAAAAEFAAKHPEFVLEEPPWSFNESKLDKNITYWPGAWLRRI